The following proteins come from a genomic window of Candidatus Methylacidiphilales bacterium:
- a CDS encoding polysaccharide biosynthesis/export family protein, with amino-acid sequence MKRRNLPIRWLIALLPVVLASCLTTGTHFDPRAAENAGFREVTPSAKLDPAWLEAPTNPYLLGPGDILRIELAGLPDSVATTFVTPDGMVYYDLAGGLKAEGLTIPELSGALRKKLTPYYRNPAVSVTLSEVKSKRYWLLGNVAEPGIYPLGQPTTLIDAISAGKGILTSRATGTTIEMADLARSLLIRDGVPLPVNFESLVHQGDMTQNVYIRSGDFIYLPSVSNQEVFVLGAVKNPRAVGLSGRMGVIAAMSDAGGPIPGAFYQQMLLIRGSLTQPKVAVFNFNDLATGKLPDFPLQPGDVIWVPNSPWQRLEKYLDSVIGTVSRTIAANEGRNAVEGKGAGKVDTSISVGN; translated from the coding sequence ATGAAACGCCGTAATCTCCCTATCCGGTGGCTAATCGCGCTGCTACCCGTCGTCTTGGCCTCCTGCCTGACCACCGGCACACACTTCGACCCGCGGGCTGCGGAAAATGCCGGATTCCGCGAAGTCACCCCCTCCGCCAAACTGGACCCCGCCTGGCTCGAGGCACCCACCAACCCCTATCTCCTCGGGCCGGGTGACATCCTCCGGATCGAACTGGCCGGGCTGCCAGATTCCGTCGCCACCACTTTCGTCACCCCCGATGGCATGGTGTACTACGACCTAGCCGGCGGACTCAAGGCGGAAGGTCTGACCATCCCCGAACTTTCGGGGGCGCTCCGCAAAAAACTCACCCCCTACTACCGGAATCCCGCGGTCTCCGTCACCCTCTCCGAAGTCAAAAGCAAGCGCTACTGGCTCCTGGGCAATGTCGCCGAACCCGGCATCTATCCTCTGGGGCAACCCACCACCCTCATCGATGCCATATCGGCCGGCAAAGGCATCCTCACCTCCCGTGCCACCGGCACCACCATCGAAATGGCCGATCTGGCCCGCTCCCTCCTCATCCGTGACGGCGTGCCCCTTCCCGTCAACTTCGAGTCCCTCGTCCACCAGGGCGACATGACCCAGAATGTCTACATACGCTCGGGTGACTTCATCTACCTTCCCTCGGTCAGCAACCAGGAAGTCTTCGTCCTCGGCGCCGTTAAAAACCCCCGGGCAGTCGGCCTCAGCGGACGCATGGGTGTGATCGCCGCCATGTCCGATGCCGGTGGGCCGATCCCCGGAGCCTTTTACCAACAAATGCTCCTGATCCGGGGCAGCCTCACCCAACCCAAGGTCGCCGTCTTCAACTTCAACGACCTGGCCACCGGCAAGTTGCCCGACTTCCCGCTCCAGCCCGGTGATGTCATCTGGGTGCCGAACAGCCCATGGCAGCGTCTGGAGAAATACCTCGACAGTGTCATCGGCACGGTCAGCCGCACCATCGCAGCCAATGAAGGCCGCAACGCCGTCGAGGGCAAAGGCGCGGGCAAGGTCGACACCTCCATCTCCGTCGGCAACTGA
- a CDS encoding O-antigen ligase family protein — MELKYILFWLVALAGIPAATALCHFVPRFRHVLFIAMVWCTAEPDTVGINFLSREFYRAMTRGIEISLADICAVSLAFCFLLDPKIRLRWFPPLTFCFLAYLAVAVISWMLAVPSLSVPSEAVLVPYPEFETTLYPLFEITKILRGMLLFWVVYQYGREEKNIPVVVAALGLTAAYLTFIVLYDRYLLGINRVKATLGHPNTLATYMAMMATFLFAFAVAARGWWRSFLILIPCGLAALCVLMTISRGGLMAMAAGMALAFCLLILRNVSLKNAALIFCGALAGTVMIAMAADTLMNRFFGEQDAEADLEYRGKYNDEAKLMARDHFFGVGPGNFSAWSWNGYAETVDPELPPGTPPHNLWFLTLGELGWPGLIFFALIWLRFYATVAWPCLVAPSGWLHTAIVAATCATLAGHLQNALQLGFRQSPLFFLNHLFLGLALAGCAALGKNASRS; from the coding sequence ATGGAGCTGAAATACATCCTTTTCTGGCTCGTCGCCCTGGCCGGCATCCCCGCCGCCACCGCCCTTTGCCACTTCGTCCCCCGGTTCCGCCACGTCCTCTTCATTGCCATGGTCTGGTGCACGGCCGAACCCGACACCGTCGGCATCAACTTCCTTTCCCGCGAGTTCTACCGCGCCATGACCCGCGGCATCGAGATCAGCCTGGCTGACATCTGCGCCGTTTCCCTCGCCTTCTGTTTCCTCCTCGACCCCAAGATCCGCCTCCGCTGGTTCCCACCCCTCACCTTCTGTTTCCTGGCCTACCTGGCCGTGGCCGTCATTTCCTGGATGCTTGCCGTGCCTTCCCTATCCGTTCCCTCGGAGGCGGTCCTCGTGCCTTACCCGGAATTCGAAACCACGCTCTACCCCTTGTTCGAAATCACCAAGATCCTTCGCGGCATGTTGCTCTTCTGGGTTGTCTACCAGTACGGTCGCGAGGAGAAAAACATCCCCGTCGTCGTCGCCGCCCTCGGACTGACCGCGGCCTACCTGACGTTCATCGTGCTTTACGACCGCTACCTGCTCGGCATCAACCGCGTCAAGGCCACCCTCGGCCACCCCAACACGCTGGCCACCTACATGGCCATGATGGCCACTTTCCTCTTCGCTTTCGCCGTCGCCGCCCGTGGCTGGTGGCGCAGCTTCCTCATCCTCATCCCCTGCGGATTGGCCGCCCTCTGCGTGCTCATGACCATTTCCCGCGGCGGCCTCATGGCCATGGCCGCGGGCATGGCCCTGGCCTTCTGCCTCCTCATCCTGCGCAACGTATCACTCAAAAACGCCGCCCTCATTTTCTGCGGCGCCCTCGCCGGCACGGTCATGATCGCCATGGCCGCCGACACCCTCATGAACCGATTCTTTGGCGAACAGGACGCCGAGGCCGATTTGGAGTACCGCGGAAAATACAACGACGAAGCCAAACTCATGGCCCGTGACCACTTCTTCGGCGTCGGCCCCGGTAATTTCTCCGCCTGGTCCTGGAACGGCTATGCCGAAACCGTCGACCCCGAACTCCCCCCCGGCACCCCGCCGCACAACCTCTGGTTCCTCACCCTGGGTGAACTCGGATGGCCCGGCCTCATCTTCTTCGCCCTGATCTGGCTGCGCTTTTACGCCACCGTCGCCTGGCCCTGTCTGGTCGCCCCGAGTGGATGGCTGCACACCGCCATCGTCGCCGCCACCTGTGCCACCCTGGCCGGACACCTCCAGAACGCCCTCCAACTCGGCTTCCGCCAGAGCCCGCTTTTCTTCCTCAACCACCTTTTCCTCGGTCTGGCCCTCGCCGGATGCGCCGCTTTGGGCAAAAACGCTTCCCGTTCATGA
- a CDS encoding metallophosphoesterase, translating into MTTPPGRLPEPYQSLADRIGTDRLRHRLWLQASHWARLQHQGEGLFQLEKFLPVDSLVRWGLRMTGLAASARNNFLAVHCVEQSWHLPRLPQHLDGLRILQLSDLHLDLDPALTPVLMEILRKTPHDIAVVTGDYRNSTDQDPSACMEEMKQIIPLLAPRRYGILGNHDFIEMVPVLEDAGLPILLNAGTVIPGTHGDLAVAGVDDPHFYQTHDFNKSRSNIPDGVCTLLLCHSPEEAEEASLHPFDLMLCGHTHGGQLCLPGGRPLVCPVRRDMPLSRIHGRWQCGNLPGYTSAGTGSCGVAARLNCPPEITLHVLHHG; encoded by the coding sequence ATGACAACCCCACCCGGCCGGCTTCCCGAGCCTTACCAATCTCTCGCGGATCGAATCGGCACCGACCGTCTCCGCCACCGCCTCTGGCTCCAGGCCAGCCACTGGGCCCGGCTCCAGCACCAGGGCGAGGGCCTTTTCCAATTGGAGAAGTTCCTGCCCGTTGACTCACTCGTGCGATGGGGGCTGCGCATGACCGGTTTGGCCGCCTCCGCACGCAATAACTTCCTCGCCGTACACTGCGTCGAACAATCCTGGCACCTGCCACGCCTCCCGCAACACCTCGACGGCCTGCGAATCCTCCAACTCTCCGATCTGCATCTCGACCTCGATCCCGCCCTGACCCCGGTGCTCATGGAAATCCTGCGAAAAACTCCCCACGACATCGCGGTCGTCACCGGCGACTACCGCAATTCCACCGACCAGGATCCCTCCGCGTGTATGGAGGAAATGAAACAAATCATCCCCCTCCTCGCACCCCGCCGTTACGGCATCCTCGGCAACCACGACTTCATCGAAATGGTTCCCGTCTTGGAGGATGCCGGACTGCCCATCCTCCTCAATGCCGGCACGGTCATCCCCGGCACCCATGGCGACCTGGCCGTGGCGGGGGTCGATGATCCGCACTTTTACCAAACCCACGATTTCAACAAGTCCCGCTCGAACATACCCGACGGGGTCTGCACCCTCCTCCTCTGCCACAGCCCGGAGGAGGCCGAAGAAGCCTCCCTCCACCCCTTCGACCTCATGCTCTGCGGCCACACCCACGGCGGCCAACTCTGCCTTCCCGGAGGACGCCCGCTCGTCTGTCCGGTGCGACGCGATATGCCCCTCAGTCGCATCCATGGCCGCTGGCAATGCGGCAACCTTCCGGGCTACACCTCGGCCGGCACCGGCAGTTGCGGCGTCGCCGCCCGCCTCAACTGCCCCCCGGAAATCACCCTCCATGTCCTCCACCACGGTTGA
- a CDS encoding nitroreductase family protein, with product MALGSAEVDGSIYTRFVTGRNSTRVYQDKPVSRQLVEKIIGDAIEAPTSCNRQLWHFIVVDDPAVKARLNKESDAQQSYLHDAPVIIALFYDTSLEPRNPCNTAQVTVGMATYGLLLAAEAEGLGAIYLGGIRNPKGACKALGVPSFWANYGFVCLGYRADQPPAPIPRPVASVISYNRYDLPEKRYHMDIRPHLWSLSQLADFRDKLLWYKGIAIDGKTLHVDPDARFSRKFHHLAVRAAQLAATRHNPVVLDFFSLNGDVLLQLVNAIGPGNARFLAYDLTPGIGDFIAERFRRIFPSLPYEYLLNPDPARVHIPVGDHAVHVLTCYERLDQFEDPLPLLREMRRALHPDGTALVMVSGRFYPHLYRYRRMRQKNYALGRNWNRGPERKFNPSEIEAAFQEAGFKVVDMAGYQPVTLKLLQWTEQLARKAGLTAWADRFASERTDHLLTRSFDRFFSSSLLYEIRPETR from the coding sequence ATGGCCTTGGGTTCCGCGGAAGTCGACGGATCGATCTACACCCGGTTCGTCACCGGACGGAACAGCACCAGGGTTTATCAGGACAAGCCCGTTTCCCGCCAACTGGTGGAAAAAATCATCGGCGACGCCATCGAGGCTCCCACTTCCTGCAACCGCCAACTCTGGCACTTCATCGTCGTTGACGATCCCGCCGTCAAGGCCCGCCTCAACAAGGAAAGCGACGCCCAGCAATCCTATCTCCACGACGCCCCGGTCATCATCGCCCTTTTCTACGACACCAGCCTCGAACCCCGGAATCCCTGCAACACCGCCCAGGTCACCGTCGGCATGGCCACCTACGGCCTGCTGCTCGCCGCCGAGGCCGAGGGACTCGGAGCCATCTACCTCGGCGGCATCCGCAACCCCAAAGGCGCCTGCAAGGCCCTCGGCGTGCCTTCCTTTTGGGCCAACTACGGATTTGTCTGCCTCGGCTACCGCGCCGACCAACCCCCCGCTCCCATCCCCAGGCCGGTCGCATCCGTCATTTCCTACAACCGCTACGACCTCCCGGAAAAACGCTACCACATGGACATCCGGCCCCACTTGTGGTCGCTCTCCCAACTGGCCGACTTCCGCGACAAGCTCCTTTGGTACAAGGGCATCGCCATCGACGGCAAAACCCTTCACGTCGACCCCGACGCCCGCTTTTCCCGGAAGTTCCACCACCTTGCCGTCCGGGCCGCCCAACTCGCCGCCACACGTCACAACCCGGTGGTGCTCGATTTCTTTTCCCTCAACGGTGACGTCCTCCTCCAACTCGTCAACGCCATCGGCCCCGGGAACGCCCGCTTCCTCGCCTACGACCTCACCCCCGGCATCGGCGACTTCATCGCCGAACGCTTCCGCCGCATCTTCCCTTCGCTTCCCTACGAATACCTCCTCAACCCGGACCCGGCGCGGGTGCACATTCCGGTCGGCGACCACGCCGTGCATGTCCTCACTTGCTACGAACGGCTCGACCAATTCGAAGACCCGTTGCCGCTGCTGCGGGAAATGCGACGTGCCCTCCACCCCGATGGTACCGCCCTCGTCATGGTCTCCGGACGTTTCTACCCCCACCTCTACCGCTACCGCCGGATGCGCCAAAAGAACTACGCACTTGGGCGCAACTGGAACCGCGGGCCCGAGCGCAAATTCAACCCCTCGGAGATCGAGGCCGCCTTCCAAGAGGCCGGATTCAAGGTGGTTGACATGGCAGGCTATCAACCCGTTACCCTAAAACTCCTTCAATGGACCGAACAACTGGCCCGCAAGGCCGGGCTGACTGCCTGGGCCGACCGCTTCGCCTCGGAACGCACCGACCACCTCCTCACCCGCTCCTTCGACCGCTTCTTCAGCAGTTCCCTCCTCTATGAAATCCGACCG